A window of Komagataeibacter medellinensis NBRC 3288 contains these coding sequences:
- a CDS encoding methylated-DNA--[protein]-cysteine S-methyltransferase — protein MKALPPRKAAAHAPMRVAVGQSSLGAMLVAMTDRGLAAVMLDDDAPSLRQGASRLVPDARLVQGDVEMNRCLDAVRTCIDAPWQPFGLPLDPHGTAFQQQVWQALQAIPYGTTMSYAGLAAHIGRPAAARAVAGACGANPLAVVIPCHRVIGRDGSLSGYRWGVQRKQRLLEMEQVARLERDSAT, from the coding sequence ATGAAAGCGTTGCCGCCACGTAAAGCCGCAGCTCACGCCCCCATGCGTGTGGCCGTTGGCCAGTCCAGCCTTGGGGCCATGCTCGTGGCCATGACCGACAGGGGGCTTGCCGCCGTCATGCTGGATGATGATGCGCCATCGCTCCGGCAGGGGGCATCCCGTCTCGTGCCTGATGCCCGACTGGTCCAGGGTGATGTGGAAATGAACCGCTGCCTGGATGCCGTGCGAACGTGCATCGATGCGCCATGGCAGCCCTTCGGCCTGCCGCTTGACCCGCATGGCACGGCTTTCCAACAACAGGTATGGCAGGCATTGCAGGCCATTCCCTACGGTACCACCATGTCCTATGCCGGGCTTGCGGCTCATATCGGCAGGCCAGCTGCCGCCCGCGCCGTTGCGGGGGCTTGTGGTGCGAACCCGCTGGCGGTTGTCATTCCCTGCCACCGTGTTATTGGCCGTGATGGCAGCCTGTCAGGTTACAGGTGGGGGGTGCAGCGCAAGCAGCGTCTGCTGGAAATGGAACAGGTTGCCCGGT
- a CDS encoding creatininase family protein, with protein MPSFSGFLAAALLACATVLVPSARAATPDTVDFAALTWTEIREAIRRGDTSIIIPIGGTEQSGPYIAVGKHDVRAMILARRIARQAGHALVAPVVAYVPEGGTSPRTSHMRFPGTISITPATFRALVEDAAESFRVQGFSRVVLIGDHGGYQKDLRAVAGQLNRRWSGQGAHVLYIPAYYDVVPGAYATWLRNHGHAAEVGMHADLSDTSLMLALDPALVRAQALAAAPLPTATQGVYGGDPRHADAALGQVGANMQVSAAVAAMQHDSTGQETP; from the coding sequence ATGCCCAGTTTTTCAGGTTTCCTGGCCGCAGCCCTGCTGGCCTGCGCCACGGTGCTCGTGCCATCCGCCCGGGCCGCGACACCCGACACGGTTGATTTCGCGGCGCTGACATGGACCGAAATCCGTGAGGCCATCCGCAGGGGGGATACCTCCATCATCATACCTATAGGCGGCACCGAACAGAGTGGCCCTTACATCGCGGTGGGTAAGCATGACGTGCGCGCGATGATCCTGGCCCGCCGCATTGCCCGCCAGGCGGGGCATGCGCTGGTGGCTCCCGTCGTGGCCTATGTGCCGGAGGGCGGGACATCGCCGCGCACGTCGCACATGCGTTTTCCCGGCACCATCAGCATCACGCCCGCCACGTTCCGGGCTCTGGTGGAAGATGCGGCGGAGAGTTTCCGCGTGCAGGGTTTCAGCCGTGTGGTGCTGATCGGGGACCATGGCGGCTACCAGAAGGACCTGCGTGCGGTGGCCGGGCAACTGAACCGCCGCTGGAGCGGGCAGGGTGCGCATGTGCTCTACATTCCCGCCTATTACGATGTGGTGCCCGGCGCCTATGCCACATGGCTGCGCAACCACGGCCACGCGGCGGAAGTGGGCATGCATGCCGACCTGTCGGATACATCGCTCATGCTGGCGCTGGACCCGGCACTCGTGCGCGCGCAGGCACTGGCTGCCGCCCCGTTGCCCACAGCCACGCAGGGGGTGTATGGCGGCGACCCGCGCCATGCGGATGCGGCTCTGGGGCAGGTGGGGGCAAACATGCAGGTCAGTGCAGCAGTGGCGGCCATGCAACACGACTCAACAGGACAGGAAACGCCCTGA
- a CDS encoding YVTN family beta-propeller repeat protein, with protein sequence MTQNKKLSLLGLGALLALGGNALAQGVDTIPGMPPVVDPHNIYSETGANHLNPEVAKDPARIYVPNLRSNNVYVIDPQTYTVIARFKVGKSPQHVVPSWDLRTLWVTNNAEGTTDGSLTPINPRTTQPMASVAVDDPYNMYFTPDGRSAITVAEARQRLDFRDPHTMDMQGSVSVPQCKGVNHADFSIDGRYAIFTCEFGGYLAKVDTVNRKVMGYLKLSGGGMPQDILTAPDGHKFYVADMHADGVFVIDGDTFRETGFIPTGIGTHGLYPSRDGTKMYVANRGSHKIHGTPHSKAGGVSVIDFATDKVVANWPIPGGGSPDMGNVSNDGRTLWLSGRFDDVVYAIDTKTGATRIIPVGLEPHGLTVWPQPGRYSVGHTGILR encoded by the coding sequence ATGACACAAAATAAAAAACTGTCGCTTCTGGGGCTGGGCGCGCTGCTTGCGCTGGGTGGAAACGCGCTGGCGCAGGGCGTGGACACCATTCCCGGCATGCCGCCCGTAGTGGACCCCCACAACATCTATTCCGAGACGGGAGCAAACCATCTCAACCCGGAAGTGGCGAAGGACCCGGCACGCATCTATGTGCCCAACCTGCGTTCAAACAATGTGTATGTGATTGACCCGCAGACCTATACCGTCATCGCGCGCTTCAAGGTGGGCAAGAGCCCGCAGCATGTCGTGCCGTCATGGGACCTGCGCACGCTGTGGGTGACCAATAATGCCGAAGGCACGACCGACGGTTCGCTTACCCCCATCAATCCCCGCACCACCCAGCCGATGGCCAGTGTTGCAGTAGATGACCCTTACAACATGTATTTCACCCCCGATGGCCGCTCCGCCATCACGGTGGCCGAAGCGCGGCAGCGACTGGACTTCCGTGACCCGCACACCATGGACATGCAGGGTTCGGTATCCGTGCCGCAGTGCAAGGGGGTCAACCACGCCGATTTCTCCATCGACGGGCGTTATGCCATCTTCACCTGTGAATTCGGCGGCTACCTGGCCAAGGTTGATACCGTCAACCGTAAGGTGATGGGGTATCTCAAGCTGTCAGGCGGCGGCATGCCACAGGATATCCTGACCGCGCCAGACGGGCACAAATTCTATGTGGCCGACATGCATGCCGATGGTGTGTTCGTGATTGATGGCGATACCTTCCGTGAGACGGGCTTCATTCCCACCGGCATCGGTACGCACGGCCTGTACCCCAGCCGTGACGGCACAAAGATGTACGTTGCCAACCGTGGCTCGCACAAGATCCATGGCACCCCGCACAGCAAGGCGGGTGGCGTGAGCGTGATCGACTTTGCAACCGACAAGGTCGTGGCCAACTGGCCCATTCCCGGTGGCGGCAGCCCGGACATGGGCAATGTCAGCAATGATGGCAGGACGCTGTGGCTTTCCGGCCGGTTTGATGATGTGGTCTACGCCATTGATACCAAGACGGGTGCGACCCGCATCATTCCTGTGGGGCTGGAACCGCATGGCCTGACCGTATGGCCACAGCCGGGGCGGTACTCTGTGGGCCACACCGGTATCCTTCGTTAA